Proteins encoded within one genomic window of uncultured Draconibacterium sp.:
- a CDS encoding DUF5916 domain-containing protein, with product MKLSLVFVFCFLLSVSGTANGFKTKSDSTVNTFNKDFIYHVKKIRDGGITIDGVIDEPDWEFAQKTGNFYRVLPVDTGFATQPSTMMMAYDDKALYVAQIFYDKLPGKRIMESFRRDFSFGNNDNLLIFFDTFLDQTNGFSFGVSASGAKWDGTMSNGSNISLDWDCKWEMETKHYDDRWVSEMRIPFKSVRYPNGSKEWNVNFSRLDLKSNEKSAWAPVPRQFPTASLAYTGRMKFEEPLPKSKMQFSVIPYLLGGASKDFEAGTSTDYRTDVGFDAKVGISSSMTLDLTYNPDFAQVEVDQQVTNIDRFELFFPEKRQFFLENSDLFSSYGYAHTLTPFFSRRIGLDAPVLAGARLSGKIGNDWRVGFMNMATEETSENLARNFTVASVQKKMFTRSSLGFIAVNKEYFDVPSDTSMHNRVIGFDYILASKDNVWDGKFFYHRSFQPDNPDKQYAQGAMLMYSTPHLHLGIYETSVGENYRAEAGYVRRTGYNYIGGSGGYTFVPNKKVASHGPSVLLDNYYNPDNDLIEHEYKFEYELTFANRAELSFEYSDQFVKLSNDFNPTQDPDNFLPAGSEYDFGLFSVSYQSTRKSLFTWEAEASKGSFYSGDIQYIQGEIGYRFQPYVNLTMNFNYTDMDLGDPFSREKFWLVGPKMDITFTDKIFWSTFVQYNEQIDNLNINSRFQWRYQPVSDIYLVYTDNYFTGSWNSRNRAVVLKMTYWFN from the coding sequence ATGAAGTTGTCTTTGGTCTTTGTGTTTTGTTTTCTGCTATCGGTAAGCGGAACAGCCAACGGTTTTAAAACAAAATCAGACAGTACTGTCAATACTTTTAATAAGGATTTTATTTATCATGTAAAAAAAATCAGGGATGGCGGGATAACCATTGATGGTGTTATTGATGAGCCCGATTGGGAGTTTGCACAGAAAACCGGAAATTTTTACCGGGTGTTGCCTGTCGATACCGGATTTGCCACACAACCATCGACTATGATGATGGCGTATGACGACAAAGCTTTGTATGTAGCACAGATTTTTTACGACAAGTTGCCCGGCAAACGTATCATGGAATCTTTCCGGCGCGATTTTAGCTTTGGTAATAACGACAACCTGCTTATATTTTTCGATACATTTTTAGACCAGACAAATGGTTTTTCGTTTGGAGTATCGGCCTCGGGAGCAAAATGGGACGGAACCATGAGCAACGGAAGCAATATTTCGCTGGATTGGGATTGTAAATGGGAGATGGAAACCAAACATTACGACGACCGCTGGGTGAGCGAAATGCGTATTCCTTTTAAGTCGGTGCGTTACCCCAATGGAAGCAAGGAGTGGAATGTGAATTTTAGCCGCCTCGATTTAAAATCGAATGAAAAGTCGGCCTGGGCGCCTGTGCCACGGCAGTTCCCAACGGCATCGCTGGCCTACACCGGACGCATGAAATTTGAGGAGCCGCTGCCAAAATCGAAAATGCAATTTTCTGTAATTCCTTATTTACTTGGCGGAGCATCAAAAGATTTTGAGGCCGGAACAAGTACCGATTATCGTACCGATGTTGGTTTTGATGCCAAAGTTGGTATCTCATCGTCGATGACACTCGACCTGACGTATAATCCCGATTTTGCACAGGTTGAAGTTGATCAGCAGGTAACCAATATCGATCGTTTCGAATTGTTCTTTCCTGAAAAACGACAGTTCTTTCTCGAAAACAGTGACCTGTTTTCAAGTTATGGATACGCCCACACCTTAACCCCATTTTTCTCGCGAAGAATTGGTTTGGATGCTCCGGTGCTGGCCGGTGCCCGATTAAGTGGAAAGATTGGTAACGACTGGCGGGTAGGTTTTATGAATATGGCCACCGAAGAAACCAGCGAAAACCTGGCGCGGAATTTTACCGTGGCTTCTGTTCAGAAGAAAATGTTTACGCGATCGAGCCTTGGATTTATTGCCGTTAACAAAGAATATTTTGATGTGCCATCGGACACCAGCATGCATAACCGGGTTATTGGTTTCGACTATATCCTGGCTAGTAAAGATAATGTGTGGGACGGAAAGTTCTTTTACCACCGCTCTTTTCAACCTGATAATCCCGATAAACAATATGCACAGGGAGCCATGTTGATGTACAGTACTCCGCATTTGCATTTGGGTATTTACGAAACTTCGGTGGGCGAAAATTACCGTGCCGAGGCCGGTTACGTACGCCGAACAGGTTACAATTATATTGGTGGTTCGGGAGGATATACTTTTGTGCCGAATAAAAAAGTGGCGAGTCATGGCCCGAGTGTGCTGCTCGATAATTATTATAATCCCGACAATGATTTAATTGAGCATGAATATAAGTTTGAATACGAGCTTACCTTTGCAAACCGTGCCGAACTGAGTTTTGAATATAGTGACCAGTTTGTAAAGCTGAGCAACGATTTTAATCCTACGCAAGATCCTGATAATTTCCTGCCTGCAGGCTCGGAATATGATTTTGGACTTTTTTCTGTTTCCTATCAATCAACGCGCAAATCGTTGTTTACCTGGGAAGCTGAAGCCTCAAAAGGCAGTTTTTACAGTGGTGATATTCAGTACATTCAGGGAGAGATCGGTTACCGCTTTCAACCCTATGTAAACCTGACCATGAATTTTAACTACACTGATATGGATTTGGGCGATCCGTTTAGCCGCGAAAAATTCTGGCTCGTGGGCCCGAAAATGGATATTACTTTCACTGATAAAATTTTCTGGTCGACTTTTGTGCAGTACAACGAGCAAATTGATAATCTGAATATCAACTCACGATTTCAGTGGCGATACCAACCGGTTTCGGATATTTACCTGGTGTACACCGACAATTATTTTACCGGAAGCTGGAACTCACGAAACAGGGCGGTGGTTTTAAAAATGACTTACTGGTTTAATTAA
- a CDS encoding TolC family protein, whose translation MMKSLLTLFLGILLSAGALNLQAQNVWDLQACFDYAIENNLQVKRQEINTRYNETLVKQAKDDKLPNLNGQVSNDFSFGRSLTYDNTYDNINSASVAGGLNTSMTLFNGMTLSNTVKMRELDLQATMADLQKTKDDIMLSIAAEYLEILFAQEVQLVAEATIEVTKQQIERTKQLVDAGSEARGALLEIEAQLAREELDLVNAQNRVQLAYLNLFQFLELPMAESFTIEEPVLPQIQANLTMINAYDVFSTAINVRPEIKAAQLRVQSAMKQLDIVKGNRYPNLSFGANYYNQYNNQYKDFEGNRIDLGEQLKNNSRSSLGLTLSIPIFNRFQVKNNITNSEMQIADYEYQLQQSRNVLRRDIEQVYTNALAAFNRYISTDKAVASMKEAFRYTEEKFNVGMINSVEYNQSKTNLTNAQSDLLQAKYEYIFRTKILDFYNGVPITL comes from the coding sequence ATGATGAAGAGTCTTTTAACCTTATTTTTAGGAATATTACTGTCGGCAGGAGCCTTGAACCTGCAGGCGCAAAACGTATGGGATTTACAAGCCTGTTTCGATTACGCCATCGAAAACAACCTTCAGGTAAAACGACAGGAGATAAATACAAGATACAACGAAACGCTGGTTAAGCAGGCAAAAGATGATAAACTGCCTAACCTGAATGGCCAGGTGAGCAACGACTTTAGTTTCGGTCGCTCGTTAACCTACGACAATACGTACGACAATATTAACTCGGCAAGTGTTGCTGGTGGATTAAATACCAGTATGACACTTTTTAACGGAATGACATTGAGCAACACCGTTAAAATGCGCGAACTCGATTTACAGGCAACAATGGCCGATCTGCAAAAAACAAAAGATGATATTATGCTGTCGATTGCAGCCGAATATCTCGAAATACTGTTTGCGCAGGAGGTGCAATTGGTTGCCGAGGCTACCATCGAGGTAACCAAACAACAGATTGAACGCACAAAACAACTTGTTGACGCTGGAAGTGAAGCACGGGGAGCTTTGCTGGAAATTGAGGCGCAGCTGGCTCGCGAGGAACTGGATTTGGTAAATGCACAAAACCGGGTACAGCTTGCTTACCTTAATTTGTTCCAGTTTTTGGAATTACCCATGGCCGAGAGTTTTACGATTGAAGAGCCCGTATTGCCCCAAATTCAGGCCAACCTGACCATGATAAACGCCTACGATGTCTTTAGCACGGCTATTAATGTACGCCCCGAAATAAAAGCTGCCCAGTTGCGCGTTCAAAGTGCGATGAAACAGTTGGATATTGTAAAGGGAAATCGTTACCCGAATTTGAGTTTTGGTGCCAACTATTATAACCAGTACAACAACCAGTACAAAGACTTTGAAGGAAACCGCATTGATTTGGGCGAACAATTGAAAAACAACAGCCGCTCGAGCCTGGGATTAACTTTGAGTATACCTATTTTCAATCGTTTCCAGGTGAAAAACAATATTACGAACTCAGAAATGCAGATTGCTGATTACGAGTATCAATTACAACAAAGTCGCAATGTTTTACGTAGAGACATTGAGCAGGTATATACCAACGCCCTGGCTGCTTTTAATCGTTACATTTCAACCGATAAAGCAGTGGCATCGATGAAAGAAGCTTTCCGTTACACCGAAGAAAAGTTTAATGTGGGAATGATCAACTCAGTAGAATACAACCAAAGTAAAACAAATCTGACCAATGCTCAGTCGGATCTGTTACAAGCAAAATACGAATATATTTTCCGCACGAAAATACTTGATTTCTACAACGGTGTACCAATCACCTTGTAG
- a CDS encoding efflux RND transporter periplasmic adaptor subunit codes for MKKVFKILGVVVLVAIFGGTLFFLYNKSKKKTDYFENKNPFYSDVVMKTVATGSVVPRFEIEIVPQVSGIIDELFVEAGDKITKGQVVARIKIIPDMVTLNSAETRVNRAKIGFEDAQIDYDRQQKLFDKEVISYEEFKSAKVAYDSAKEEMAAAENNLELIKNGVTKKAETATNTLVRSTINGMVLDVPVEEGNSVIQANTFNAGTTIASVANMNDMIFEGNVDETEVGKIREGMPIELEIGAIDKEKFAAVLEYISPKGVEENGAIQFEIKANVKLKEGQFIRAGYSANANIVLERKDNVMVIPEGLLQFENDSSFVEVNVGSAEEPNYEKRWVHTGLSDGINIEITEGLKAEDKVKGEKIDPKKVQEAQANNG; via the coding sequence ATGAAGAAAGTATTTAAAATTTTAGGAGTTGTAGTATTGGTTGCAATATTTGGAGGAACGCTTTTCTTCCTGTACAACAAATCGAAAAAGAAAACCGATTATTTTGAGAACAAGAATCCGTTCTACAGCGATGTAGTAATGAAAACGGTGGCTACCGGATCGGTGGTGCCGCGATTTGAAATTGAGATCGTTCCGCAGGTTTCCGGAATTATTGACGAGTTATTTGTTGAAGCCGGCGATAAAATTACCAAAGGACAGGTGGTAGCACGTATCAAAATTATTCCTGATATGGTAACGCTGAATTCGGCTGAAACACGTGTAAACCGTGCAAAAATTGGTTTTGAAGATGCACAGATCGATTATGATCGTCAGCAGAAATTATTCGATAAAGAAGTGATCTCGTACGAAGAGTTTAAATCGGCGAAAGTGGCTTACGATTCTGCAAAAGAAGAAATGGCTGCTGCCGAAAATAATCTGGAATTAATTAAAAACGGTGTAACAAAAAAGGCTGAAACGGCTACTAATACACTGGTGCGCTCAACCATTAACGGAATGGTGCTGGATGTTCCGGTTGAAGAAGGGAACTCTGTAATTCAGGCAAATACCTTTAACGCAGGAACTACCATTGCGTCGGTTGCCAATATGAACGATATGATATTTGAAGGAAATGTTGATGAAACAGAGGTAGGAAAAATTCGCGAAGGAATGCCAATTGAACTGGAAATTGGTGCTATCGATAAAGAAAAATTTGCTGCCGTTCTGGAATATATTTCGCCAAAAGGTGTTGAAGAGAACGGGGCCATTCAGTTTGAAATTAAAGCAAATGTAAAACTGAAAGAGGGTCAGTTTATCCGAGCCGGATACAGCGCAAACGCCAATATCGTTTTAGAGCGCAAAGACAATGTGATGGTTATTCCTGAAGGATTGCTTCAGTTTGAAAACGACTCGTCGTTTGTTGAGGTGAACGTAGGTTCGGCCGAAGAACCAAACTACGAAAAACGTTGGGTACACACCGGCCTTTCTGACGGGATAAATATTGAAATTACCGAAGGTTTGAAAGCTGAGGATAAAGTGAAAGGCGAAAAGATCGATCCGAAGAAAGTACAGGAAGCACAAGCCAATAATGGGTAA
- a CDS encoding ABC transporter permease, with translation MFDLDLWKEILSALKKNRMRSFMTAFGVFWGIFMLIIMSGAGRALENGVMDGIKAFASNSAFFWTERTSVPYKGFQRGRRWNYKNTDIEYIKANISDIEYLSPRLFGPSSGGGDNVIRGKKTGAFNIYGDYPEFFKIDPWTPLQGRLINTIDIQHSRKVVNIGERVVEVMFDKDEDPIGEYLKINGVYFQVVGVVKGETRVNIGGGRKNETIIMPFTTMQKTFNMGDDVHFFSVTSQPGIPVSKVEARLKELMKERHSVAPDDQQAVGSFNIEVEWKKYMGLFTGIQVLTWIVGIGTLLAGVIGVSNIMLVIIKERTQEIGIQRAIGATPGKVILHIVAESVFLTVLAGYIGLALGVGLLELLNMVLEMNAGGSDDIFFRHPEISFRMAVGALSVLVVSGIFAGLIPARRAVSIKPIDALRDE, from the coding sequence ATGTTCGACTTAGACCTTTGGAAAGAAATATTAAGCGCTTTAAAGAAAAACCGGATGCGCAGTTTTATGACCGCTTTCGGTGTGTTCTGGGGAATATTTATGCTGATAATTATGTCGGGAGCCGGCCGCGCCCTTGAAAACGGGGTGATGGACGGAATTAAAGCTTTTGCATCCAACTCGGCATTCTTCTGGACCGAGCGCACCAGCGTGCCTTATAAAGGATTTCAACGGGGACGACGCTGGAATTACAAAAACACAGATATTGAATACATAAAAGCCAATATCAGCGATATTGAATATTTGTCGCCACGATTATTCGGACCGAGCAGCGGTGGTGGTGATAATGTAATTCGTGGTAAAAAAACAGGTGCCTTTAATATTTATGGTGATTATCCTGAGTTTTTCAAAATCGATCCGTGGACACCGCTTCAGGGACGACTGATCAATACCATCGATATTCAGCATTCGCGAAAAGTGGTAAATATTGGCGAGCGCGTAGTGGAAGTGATGTTTGACAAGGATGAAGATCCGATTGGCGAATACCTGAAAATTAACGGCGTTTACTTTCAGGTGGTTGGTGTGGTAAAAGGCGAAACCCGCGTAAACATTGGCGGAGGCCGTAAGAACGAAACGATAATAATGCCATTCACCACCATGCAAAAAACCTTTAACATGGGCGACGATGTGCATTTCTTCTCGGTAACATCACAGCCCGGTATTCCTGTAAGTAAAGTAGAAGCCCGATTAAAAGAATTGATGAAAGAACGCCACAGTGTTGCTCCCGACGATCAACAGGCTGTCGGGTCATTTAACATCGAAGTTGAATGGAAAAAATATATGGGACTGTTCACCGGAATTCAGGTGTTAACCTGGATCGTGGGAATTGGAACCTTACTGGCAGGTGTAATTGGCGTGAGCAATATTATGTTGGTAATTATTAAAGAACGCACCCAGGAAATTGGTATCCAACGAGCCATTGGTGCCACTCCCGGGAAAGTGATTCTGCATATTGTTGCCGAAAGTGTTTTTCTGACCGTACTAGCCGGATACATTGGACTGGCGCTGGGAGTAGGATTACTGGAGCTGCTGAATATGGTACTGGAAATGAATGCCGGCGGCAGTGATGATATCTTCTTCCGTCATCCGGAAATTAGTTTTCGAATGGCAGTTGGAGCACTATCGGTACTTGTGGTTTCCGGGATTTTTGCCGGGTTAATTCCGGCGCGACGGGCGGTAAGTATTAAACCGATTGACGCGTTGAGGGACGAGTAA
- a CDS encoding ABC transporter permease yields MFDIDKWQEIFATIKKNKMRTFLTGFSVAWGIFMLMILLGAGNGLSNGVSENFMRNAINAMWLWSGRTSIPYKGMQENREIRFTNADYDILKDLEGIENTSGRYYIGGNLFSYGSEYGEYTAVTCHPDLKDVESIEIVDGRFVNQVDIDQTRKSVVLGKDIYDALFDGKEAIGEYVRVNNIPFKVVGICKEGGGTRHRNAYIPVTTGQKVFNGSNRLHNFALTINAETIEESQAIENRVRERLARKHKFDATDESAMGSYSKLEDVIQTMKIFQAIDIFIWIIGIGTLIAGVVGVSNIMLIVVKERTKEIGIRKAIGASPSSVIGLILLEAVMITTIAGYIGLVLGTGLMEGLNFIVEKQFEASAATNGGNGETIFRNPTVDIGIAMSATLLLVVAGAIAGYIPAKRAAKIKPIEALRDE; encoded by the coding sequence AATAAAATGCGCACTTTCCTTACCGGATTTAGCGTTGCCTGGGGGATTTTTATGTTAATGATCCTGTTGGGAGCCGGTAATGGTTTAAGCAATGGCGTGTCGGAAAACTTTATGCGCAATGCCATAAATGCCATGTGGTTATGGAGTGGCCGCACTAGTATTCCGTACAAAGGAATGCAGGAAAACAGGGAAATCCGCTTCACTAATGCTGATTACGATATTTTGAAAGATCTGGAAGGAATTGAAAATACCTCGGGGCGTTATTACATTGGCGGAAACTTGTTCTCCTATGGAAGTGAATACGGCGAATACACGGCAGTAACTTGTCATCCTGACTTAAAAGATGTGGAGTCGATTGAAATTGTTGACGGTCGTTTTGTAAACCAGGTTGACATTGATCAAACCCGGAAATCGGTAGTGCTGGGTAAAGATATTTACGATGCACTTTTTGATGGGAAAGAGGCTATTGGTGAATATGTTCGTGTGAATAATATTCCTTTTAAAGTGGTTGGAATTTGTAAAGAAGGCGGTGGTACGCGTCACCGAAATGCCTACATCCCGGTAACTACGGGGCAAAAAGTATTTAACGGATCAAACCGCCTGCACAATTTTGCCTTAACCATTAACGCAGAAACGATAGAAGAAAGCCAGGCCATCGAAAACCGTGTTAGAGAAAGATTGGCCCGCAAACATAAATTCGATGCTACTGATGAATCGGCTATGGGATCATACAGTAAACTGGAGGATGTGATTCAAACCATGAAAATCTTCCAGGCCATCGATATTTTCATCTGGATTATTGGAATCGGAACTCTGATTGCAGGAGTGGTTGGAGTAAGCAACATTATGCTTATCGTGGTAAAAGAACGCACAAAAGAAATTGGAATCCGAAAAGCCATTGGTGCCAGTCCTTCCTCGGTAATTGGATTAATTCTTCTGGAAGCCGTAATGATTACCACTATTGCCGGATACATCGGATTAGTCCTTGGAACCGGCCTCATGGAAGGATTGAATTTTATTGTTGAGAAACAATTTGAAGCTTCAGCTGCAACAAACGGAGGAAATGGAGAAACGATATTTCGTAACCCGACTGTCGATATAGGTATTGCTATGTCGGCTACTCTTTTGCTGGTTGTAGCCGGAGCTATTGCCGGGTATATTCCGGCCAAACGAGCTGCAAAAATTAAACCGATAGAGGCATTACGCGACGAATAA